In Synechocystis sp. PCC 6714, the following are encoded in one genomic region:
- a CDS encoding cell division protein FtsQ/DivIB — protein sequence MSDSLKDRREQLMWQRRWKRLRSCWQFVCVCGLTGGMVWMMSWPEWSIRSNRQVEFLGNKLVSRETLYEDLDLEYPQAIWQLSTQALGDELAKNPALLKVEVTRQLLPAQVNVAVQERQPVAIAVADQGLGYLDGNGNYIPATLYSQQVRNALPQTPQFLGYGSQYRSFWQTHQVRIQQSPVNIRIINGNNPTNISLTTDLGLVFLGSDLSQFERKLQVLEKMQNLPSRVPKERLLFIDLTNADSPSIRLRPQVAEEKVTVSKP from the coding sequence GTGTCTGACTCCCTGAAAGATCGCCGGGAACAACTGATGTGGCAGAGGCGTTGGAAGCGCCTACGCTCCTGCTGGCAATTTGTCTGTGTCTGCGGTTTGACGGGGGGCATGGTGTGGATGATGAGTTGGCCGGAATGGTCTATTCGCTCCAATCGCCAAGTGGAGTTTTTGGGCAATAAATTAGTTTCTAGGGAAACGTTATACGAAGATTTAGACTTGGAATATCCCCAGGCAATTTGGCAACTCTCCACCCAAGCTTTGGGGGATGAACTGGCCAAAAATCCAGCCCTGTTGAAAGTGGAAGTGACCCGACAATTATTGCCAGCCCAAGTAAATGTGGCGGTGCAGGAACGACAACCAGTGGCGATCGCCGTGGCGGACCAAGGTTTAGGCTATTTAGACGGAAATGGTAACTACATTCCAGCCACCCTTTATAGTCAGCAGGTACGGAATGCCCTGCCCCAAACTCCGCAATTTCTGGGCTATGGCTCCCAATACCGTAGCTTTTGGCAAACCCACCAGGTCCGAATCCAACAATCCCCCGTCAACATCCGCATTATTAATGGCAATAATCCTACTAACATTAGTTTGACAACGGATTTGGGTTTGGTTTTTCTTGGTTCCGACCTCTCCCAATTTGAACGGAAACTGCAAGTGTTGGAAAAAATGCAGAATTTGCCCAGTCGGGTACCCAAAGAACGTTTACTGTTTATTGACCTCACCAATGCCGACAGTCCCAGCATTCGACTACGCCCCCAAGTTGCTGAGGAAAAGGTAACCGTCAGCAAACCTTAA
- the ctpC gene encoding carboxyl-terminal processing protease CtpC: MFKQKRSLILGTTALLLTTVAVTGVGLRLARSQGYLQDNPKELVDEVWQIVNRTYVDGTFNGEDWVAVRQDYLKRDYSNQEEAYAAIREMLEKLNDPYTRFMSPDEFQSMRIDTSGELTGVGIQITQDQDTKKIVVVAPIEDTPAYNAGILSKDVITKIDGKSTDGMEVDDAVKLIRGKPGTDVVLTIEREGQAIEYPLTRTLIEIHPVRAQVEDINGARVGYIRLNQFSAQASEEMRQAVQKLEKENVVGYIFDLRSNPGGLLYSSVDIARIWLDEGGIVSTVDRRGEVEQQSANKRQLSNRPLVVLVDGGSASASEIVSGALQDNQRAVIVGTKTFGKGLVQSVRELGDGSGMAVTIAKYLTPNGRDINKHGIDPDVEVELTDAQRKELQQNREKVGTLEDPQFAKAYEVLMQQVNKTASK; this comes from the coding sequence ATGTTTAAACAAAAACGCAGTCTGATTTTGGGAACTACAGCTCTGTTATTAACAACGGTGGCGGTGACTGGGGTTGGGTTGCGACTTGCCCGCTCCCAGGGCTACTTACAGGATAATCCCAAGGAGTTGGTGGACGAAGTTTGGCAGATTGTCAACCGCACCTATGTAGATGGTACTTTCAACGGTGAGGATTGGGTAGCGGTTCGTCAGGACTATCTCAAGCGGGATTACAGCAACCAGGAAGAAGCCTACGCTGCCATCCGGGAAATGCTGGAGAAGTTGAATGACCCCTACACCCGCTTCATGTCCCCTGATGAATTTCAATCTATGCGTATTGATACCTCTGGGGAACTAACTGGGGTGGGCATTCAAATCACCCAAGACCAAGATACGAAGAAGATCGTTGTGGTGGCCCCCATTGAAGATACCCCCGCCTACAATGCTGGCATCCTTTCCAAAGATGTAATCACTAAAATTGACGGCAAATCCACCGATGGTATGGAAGTGGATGACGCAGTGAAGTTGATTCGGGGTAAGCCAGGCACCGATGTAGTGCTCACCATTGAGCGGGAAGGCCAGGCGATCGAATATCCTTTGACTCGGACTTTAATTGAAATCCATCCGGTGCGGGCCCAAGTCGAAGATATTAACGGGGCCAGGGTTGGTTATATCCGTCTAAATCAGTTCAGTGCCCAGGCTTCGGAAGAAATGCGCCAAGCAGTGCAGAAGTTAGAAAAAGAGAATGTGGTGGGCTACATTTTTGATCTCCGCTCTAACCCCGGTGGCCTACTTTATTCCAGTGTGGATATTGCCCGTATTTGGTTGGATGAAGGGGGCATTGTTTCCACCGTCGATCGCCGGGGAGAAGTGGAGCAACAAAGTGCGAACAAACGGCAGTTGAGTAACCGTCCCCTGGTGGTGTTGGTGGATGGTGGTTCCGCCAGTGCCAGTGAAATTGTTTCTGGAGCTTTACAGGATAATCAACGGGCGGTCATTGTGGGCACTAAAACCTTTGGTAAGGGATTAGTACAATCAGTGCGGGAACTGGGGGATGGTTCGGGGATGGCGGTGACGATCGCCAAATATCTGACCCCCAATGGTCGGGACATTAATAAACATGGCATTGACCCCGATGTGGAAGTGGAGCTCACCGACGCTCAGCGGAAGGAACTACAGCAAAATCGGGAAAAAGTAGGCACCCTTGAAGACCCCCAATTTGCCAAAGCCTATGAAGTGCTGATGCAACAGGTGAACAAAACCGCTTCCAAGTAG
- a CDS encoding Uma2 family endonuclease: MVQTPLPSLDFPDLYPESDGKPMADNTLQYHWIVRLVTNLKHLFQGKAVFVAGDLLWYPEQVTAPPAPCQAPDAMVIMGRPDGERRSYKQWEEDNIAPQVVFEILSESNSAREMLHKQMFYRRYGVLEMFFYDPESHDFWGQVRSHADAEFETIIPLNFPWTSPILGVRFEMFADGLKLFFPNGEPFKDPETLFEERDRAQQALDQAEQERDRAFAKLRELGIDPSTL; this comes from the coding sequence ATGGTCCAAACTCCCCTGCCTTCCCTTGATTTTCCTGATTTATATCCGGAATCTGACGGTAAACCCATGGCCGACAATACCCTGCAGTACCACTGGATTGTTCGTTTAGTGACTAATCTCAAACACCTATTTCAGGGAAAAGCAGTCTTTGTGGCTGGAGATTTACTCTGGTATCCCGAACAGGTGACAGCTCCCCCCGCTCCCTGTCAGGCTCCCGATGCCATGGTAATTATGGGACGACCTGATGGGGAACGACGCAGTTATAAGCAATGGGAGGAGGACAATATTGCCCCCCAAGTGGTGTTTGAAATTCTTTCTGAGAGCAACAGTGCTAGGGAAATGCTCCACAAACAAATGTTTTATCGGCGGTATGGAGTGTTGGAAATGTTCTTCTACGATCCAGAATCCCACGACTTTTGGGGTCAAGTGCGTTCCCATGCAGATGCAGAATTTGAAACTATTATCCCCCTCAACTTTCCCTGGACTTCGCCAATCTTAGGAGTTCGCTTTGAAATGTTTGCCGATGGCTTGAAACTATTTTTTCCCAATGGAGAGCCATTTAAAGATCCGGAAACCCTTTTTGAGGAAAGGGATAGAGCTCAACAAGCACTGGATCAAGCGGAGCAAGAACGGGACCGGGCCTTTGCCAAATTGCGGGAATTGGGCATTGATCCCTCTACGCTGTGA